One part of the Microtus ochrogaster isolate Prairie Vole_2 chromosome 16, MicOch1.0, whole genome shotgun sequence genome encodes these proteins:
- the LOC101983539 gene encoding prolactin-2C2-like, whose product MQLSLTQPRSWTLLLLLVSNQLLWENVASVPMCAMRNGRCFNSLGDMFDVAGSQSHEISQKVSEMLTEFKNHYAEAYGFNDTVLIRCHTSSLSIPESEAMKKQFGFLLNRVGTLLNAWEEPLRHLNEELSTLKGIPAGVISKVKDIKEKSSGQLVGIKTLLNVLYPRNAEAVNFPTLPEVASPKSAKEDVRILGYYNKLSCLDGDYKKIDIYLNVIKCKNLKMNNC is encoded by the exons ATGCAGCTGTCCTTGACTCAACCACGTTCCT GGACACTGCTCCTACTCCTGGTGTCCAACCAGCTTCTGTGGGAGAACGTGGCATCTGTACCCATGTGCGCAATGAGGAATGGCCGCTGCTTTAATTCCTTGGGAGACATGTTTGATGTAGCAGGCAGTCAGTCTCATGAAATCAGCCAAAAAGTTTCAGAAATGCTCACTGAATTT AAAAACCACTATGCTGAAGCCTACGGGTTCAATGACACAGTCCTCATCCGCTGCCACACTTCTTCCCTCTCCATTCCAGAAAGCGAAGCCATGAAAAAACAA TTTGGCTTCTTGCTGAATCGGGTGGGCACTCTTTTGAATGCCTGGGAAGAACCTCTGCGACACTTGAATGAAGAACTATCTACCTTGAAAGGCATCCCTGCTGGTGTTATCTCCAAAGTCAAAGACATCAAGGAAAAGAGCTCAGGACAGCTGGTTGGCATCAAAACCCTTCTCAACGTG CTTTACCCTAGAAATGCAGAAGCTGTGAACTTTCCTACCTTGCCTGAAGTGGCATCACCGAAGTCAGCAAAAGAAGATGTTCGCATTTTGGGTTATTATAATAAGCTCAGCTGCCTAGATGGTGACTACAAGAAGATTGACATTTATCTCAACGTCATAAAGtgcaagaatttaaaaatgaacaattgTTAA